The region TAGTAACGGTCTGCAAAAAAGATATGTCCGCTCATCTCACCACCCAGGGCGGCTTTGGTCTCTTTCATCTTCGCTTTGATCAATGAGTGGCCGGCTTTCCACATGACGCCCGTACCTCCCCGACTCTGTATATCTTCATACAAGAGATGGCTGCACTTCACTTCTGAAACAATCGTCGCTTTGGGCTGGTGCTTTAGAATGTCTCTCGCGTAAAGAATAAGAAGTTTATCTCCCCAGAGAATATTCCCTTTTTCATCGACCACACCGATACGATCGGAATCGCCGTCATAGGCAATTCCCACATCAGCATTTTCCTTTTTTACAACCTGAATCAACTCCCTAAGATTTTTTTCCACCGTCGGATCGGGATGGTGATTCGGAAAATTGCCGTCGATTTCACTGTACATTTCAATCAGATTCAGGCCAAACTTCTTAAACAATTCTGGCGCCACGAGACCTGCCGTCGCATTACCCGAATCAATGACCACTTTAAGACCATGCCCTCCCTTCAGGCCGGGAAAGCTCGAGATCAGATGGGAGATGTAAGGAGAAATAATCTCTTCCGCAGATTGGGTTCCCTGTCCCGTAATAAAATCCTGGGACGAAGCCATCCGGTACAAAGATTGAATTTCTTCCCCGTGTATGGTCTCTTTTCCGACACATATTTTGAATCCATTGTATTCCGGGGGATTGTGACTTCCAGTAATCATGACTCCCCCCTGGATATCTAGATGATAAAGCGAAAAATAAAGGAGAGGGGTTGGACAGATTCCCACATCAACCACATGCACGCCGGTGGAAAGAAGACCTTTTAATAAAGCATCATATAACTGGTCGGAACTTTTTCTGACATCCCTGCCGACGGTCATCCTTAAAATATTTTTTCTTCTTAGCTTTGTGCCGATGGCCTTTCCTAGCAGGAGTGCCGTTTCAAGTGAAAGTTCGTCTTGATTAAATACCCCTCGGATATCGTATTCCCTGAATATGGTCTGGTTGATCATCTTTATTTGTCCTTCATAGGGGCTTGCGCCTGAACGGGCTGTTTACCTTTTTACTTCCGATTGCTAAGTATCTTTCCTTCCGTAAACATCGTCGTAACGGACAATGTCATCTTCCCCCAAATACTCCCCGTTTTGAACCTCTATGATCTGCAGCGTTACTTTACCTGGATTCTCGAGCCGGTGAGGCGTTGAAAGGGG is a window of Nitrospirota bacterium DNA encoding:
- a CDS encoding phosphomannomutase/phosphoglucomutase, producing the protein MNQTIFREYDIRGVFNQDELSLETALLLGKAIGTKLRRKNILRMTVGRDVRKSSDQLYDALLKGLLSTGVHVVDVGICPTPLLYFSLYHLDIQGGVMITGSHNPPEYNGFKICVGKETIHGEEIQSLYRMASSQDFITGQGTQSAEEIISPYISHLISSFPGLKGGHGLKVVIDSGNATAGLVAPELFKKFGLNLIEMYSEIDGNFPNHHPDPTVEKNLRELIQVVKKENADVGIAYDGDSDRIGVVDEKGNILWGDKLLILYARDILKHQPKATIVSEVKCSHLLYEDIQSRGGTGVMWKAGHSLIKAKMKETKAALGGEMSGHIFFADRYYGFDDAIYASCRLLEILITEKKKLSTLLSDLPETFSTPEIRVDCPDATKFEIVKRLREHLSSVHKIIDVDGVRVLFDDGWGLVRASNTQPILVLRFEATTRKRLTEIQHEIESALEDVRKRF